From Thermogemmata fonticola, a single genomic window includes:
- a CDS encoding alpha/beta hydrolase family esterase — MLHSTVSPSLPTSKAEQEDSQEGSQEINDVAFLDTVMDQMLQQGLVDRRRVYVTGFSNGAAMTFQYAARRSHRLAAIAPVAGYCRGTLPPSTHPVPTLYLIGDADPLVPLHGGQVPSPWEGRLVRRPPVAESLERWATWLGCSPIPRLIEDTPLYRREIYPGTVTFEVLIVKGLGHHWPGGRGGWSARIAGPHHTHLNATDMIWHFFRQHSIPEVATGA, encoded by the coding sequence GTGCTACACTCGACAGTTTCACCCTCTCTACCAACCTCCAAAGCAGAACAGGAAGATAGCCAGGAAGGTAGCCAGGAAATCAACGATGTCGCATTTCTGGACACCGTTATGGACCAAATGTTACAGCAGGGATTGGTCGACCGCCGTCGCGTTTATGTGACCGGTTTTTCCAACGGTGCTGCCATGACTTTCCAGTACGCAGCTCGCCGGAGCCACCGCCTGGCAGCCATCGCCCCTGTAGCAGGGTATTGCCGCGGCACACTACCACCCTCGACCCATCCCGTGCCCACTCTCTACCTGATAGGGGATGCCGACCCCCTTGTGCCCCTGCATGGCGGTCAAGTTCCCAGTCCGTGGGAAGGCCGACTTGTCCGTCGGCCCCCTGTCGCCGAATCCCTGGAACGCTGGGCTACCTGGCTTGGATGTTCACCCATCCCCCGACTGATTGAGGACACACCCCTCTACCGTCGGGAAATCTACCCTGGAACGGTGACGTTTGAGGTGCTCATTGTCAAAGGGCTGGGCCACCACTGGCCAGGGGGTCGCGGCGGCTGGTCAGCCCGGATCGCCGGTCCTCATCATACCCATCTCAACGCCACAGACATGATCTGGCACTTTTTCCGCCAACACTCGATCCCTGAAGTTGCTACGGGTGCATGA
- a CDS encoding multiheme c-type cytochrome: MDRTGQRWCGGICGIALLIGGGINLPFGNYTPAEAAPPQSSHKGAPDAGDPPLFTGWPETPPAAVLVLSGQMYGYLQPCGCSRPQLGGLERRAQFVAYLRNKGWPVIGVDVGDLPPVAGVVREQQLWKYAIAMQALREMGYVAIGAGKAEFTQGLYALLDQYAAIQERPPFLLAGNVLGKLGAQLTPRTEAFPGPGSRPMVGLLELPRVGSLTIGIAGVVGPSVQKEITSSNARTLIGFAPEKEALAEAVVELKKQQTPPAFNVLLYQGTEEEAQAVARQWPQFPIILCRSTDVLPPEKPREITHPDGSRTFIIHTGWKGQYVGVLAAFARKTGGWDFRYQRVPLTERWNTPGSEEAARQANPILRLLDTYSEQVRRRNYLAQFPEHVHPVTAKDPKQKPAFTGSEACRSCHAAEYEVWKQSRHSHAYETLEHHARRPAGRQYDGECAVCHTVGLGYRTGFRNEQSTPHLKHVGCESCHGPGSAHVADPKNSLYLSLQSPWRTDPADRLPDLAVIQRLASLTPQERSKVPLSTAHQRALAAVSNMCMNCHDADNDPHFDLLTYWPKIIHPSKK; encoded by the coding sequence ATGGATCGGACTGGCCAGCGATGGTGCGGGGGGATTTGTGGTATTGCCCTGCTGATAGGAGGGGGCATCAACCTCCCTTTTGGAAATTACACCCCGGCTGAAGCAGCCCCTCCTCAGTCTTCGCACAAGGGCGCTCCGGATGCAGGAGACCCTCCTCTGTTCACGGGCTGGCCGGAAACCCCACCTGCTGCCGTTCTGGTCTTGAGCGGTCAGATGTATGGGTACTTGCAACCCTGTGGTTGCAGTCGCCCGCAGCTAGGGGGGTTGGAACGGCGGGCACAATTTGTGGCCTATTTGCGAAATAAAGGCTGGCCGGTCATTGGGGTGGATGTGGGAGACCTGCCCCCTGTGGCGGGAGTCGTCCGCGAACAACAGTTGTGGAAGTACGCCATTGCCATGCAAGCCCTCCGAGAGATGGGATATGTCGCCATCGGAGCGGGAAAGGCTGAGTTCACGCAAGGTTTGTATGCTCTGCTCGACCAGTACGCAGCCATCCAGGAACGCCCGCCTTTTCTGTTAGCCGGCAATGTTCTGGGTAAGCTAGGAGCACAACTCACTCCGCGCACGGAGGCGTTTCCGGGTCCTGGCTCTCGCCCGATGGTGGGCTTGCTGGAATTGCCCCGCGTCGGTTCACTGACAATCGGGATTGCTGGAGTCGTCGGACCTTCGGTGCAAAAAGAGATCACCTCCTCGAATGCTCGGACCTTGATTGGCTTCGCTCCGGAAAAGGAGGCTTTGGCCGAAGCCGTTGTGGAGCTGAAAAAGCAGCAGACACCGCCAGCCTTCAATGTCCTGTTGTACCAAGGGACAGAAGAAGAAGCCCAGGCTGTCGCCCGGCAGTGGCCGCAATTCCCAATCATTCTGTGCCGCTCCACCGACGTGCTTCCGCCGGAAAAACCGCGAGAAATCACTCACCCCGATGGCAGCAGGACTTTCATCATCCATACCGGTTGGAAAGGACAATATGTCGGCGTCCTGGCAGCTTTCGCTCGGAAAACAGGCGGGTGGGATTTTCGTTACCAACGCGTTCCGCTCACGGAGCGCTGGAACACACCGGGTTCCGAGGAAGCGGCCCGGCAAGCCAATCCCATCCTCCGCCTGTTGGACACTTACTCGGAGCAGGTGCGGCGGCGCAACTACTTGGCTCAGTTCCCGGAACATGTGCATCCTGTGACAGCCAAAGACCCTAAGCAAAAGCCAGCTTTCACCGGTTCCGAGGCCTGCCGCTCCTGTCATGCTGCGGAATATGAAGTCTGGAAACAATCCCGCCACAGCCATGCTTACGAGACGCTGGAGCACCACGCCCGCCGGCCTGCCGGACGCCAATATGATGGGGAATGTGCCGTCTGCCACACAGTCGGTCTAGGTTACAGGACAGGTTTTCGCAATGAGCAATCCACACCTCATCTCAAGCACGTGGGGTGCGAAAGCTGTCACGGGCCGGGGAGCGCCCACGTTGCGGATCCAAAGAATTCTCTTTACCTGAGTTTGCAATCACCTTGGCGAACCGATCCTGCCGACCGGCTCCCTGATCTCGCCGTGATACAACGGCTCGCCTCCTTGACTCCCCAAGAAAGGAGCAAGGTCCCACTCTCCACCGCCCACCAGCGTGCTTTAGCCGCCGTCTCCAATATGTGTATGAATTGCCACGATGCTGATAACGACCCGCACTTCGACTTGCTAACTTATTGGCCCAAGATCATCCATCCGAGTAAGAAGTGA